A genomic segment from Alteribacillus bidgolensis encodes:
- the glgD gene encoding glucose-1-phosphate adenylyltransferase subunit GlgD, translated as MTGMMGVVNLDAEYDFLQELTYFRCGAAVPFAGRYRLIDFTLSNMSNAGIREIAVFTRNKYRSLMDHLGTGAEWDLDRKRGGLFILPPDWNDPSDVSKGDLQHYHNNRDFFSRGNPQYICISGSQFISNISVREAFRHHLQTEADVTLITKTFPVLENEHNHCLKVEYDEQGWVSAFTNDKTNPTVYSGVYIIGKKLFLDLVEECISRGKTSLFQDGIKDNLSKLHVQTYHHTGYSSVINSLESYYKHNMRLLDSENYRKLFFTDQLIYTKVKDEPPAKYNSHIEVKNSLIANGCVIKGEVENSILFRGVKVDSGASIKNSIIMQRCHIEEGAVLEDVIIDKDVRVSKTRTLIGAKEQPYAIAKRSSI; from the coding sequence ATGACTGGAATGATGGGAGTAGTCAATCTTGATGCCGAATATGATTTTTTACAAGAATTAACTTATTTTAGATGCGGTGCCGCAGTGCCCTTTGCAGGACGCTACCGATTAATTGACTTTACACTTTCTAACATGTCCAATGCAGGAATTCGAGAAATAGCTGTTTTCACAAGAAATAAATATCGTTCGCTTATGGACCATTTGGGGACTGGAGCGGAATGGGACCTTGATCGAAAAAGGGGCGGATTATTTATTTTACCCCCAGACTGGAACGATCCTAGTGATGTATCTAAGGGTGATCTTCAACATTATCATAACAACCGGGATTTCTTTTCACGTGGCAACCCTCAGTATATTTGCATTAGCGGAAGCCAATTCATAAGTAATATTTCCGTTCGTGAAGCTTTTCGCCATCATTTGCAAACAGAAGCCGATGTGACCTTAATTACAAAAACATTTCCTGTATTAGAAAATGAACATAACCACTGCTTAAAAGTAGAATACGATGAGCAAGGCTGGGTAAGTGCTTTTACGAATGACAAAACCAATCCTACTGTATATTCAGGTGTGTATATAATTGGAAAAAAATTATTTTTAGACTTAGTAGAAGAATGCATTTCACGAGGAAAAACAAGCCTTTTTCAAGATGGCATTAAAGACAATCTCTCAAAACTGCACGTGCAGACATATCATCATACTGGTTATTCATCGGTTATTAATTCATTAGAAAGCTACTACAAACATAACATGAGACTTTTAGATTCCGAAAACTATCGAAAACTGTTTTTTACCGATCAATTGATATACACCAAAGTAAAAGATGAACCTCCGGCTAAATACAACAGCCATATCGAAGTCAAAAACTCCTTAATTGCTAATGGATGTGTGATAAAAGGAGAGGTAGAAAACAGCATTTTATTTCGAGGAGTAAAAGTAGATAGCGGAGCTTCCATAAAAAATTCAATTATTATGCAGCGCTGTCATATTGAAGAAGGAGCAGTGCTCGAAGATGTCATTATCGATAAAGACGTAAGAGTTTCAAAAACCCGGACACTTATTGGTGCAAAAGAACAACCTTATGCTATTGCTAAGAGATCATCTATTTAA
- the glgB gene encoding 1,4-alpha-glucan branching protein GlgB, producing the protein MGIYQFFEDDIYLFHQGTLFHSHHLLGAHPFKLDGKYGYRFTVWAPHAENVSVAGEFNYWNGSEHPLKKVSDEGLWAGFIPDIKNGTAYKYEILTAGGSKILKSDPYGFQAEVRPATASITYSHNDYQWTDDNWQKNQKHYNPYHSPLLIYELHAGTWKKKEDGTFYSYKELADLLVPYVKELGYTHIELLPLSEHPFDGSWGYQITGYFSITSRYGTPDDFKYFVNTCHQNNIGVIMDWVPGHFCKDDHGLRLFDGKPLYEYYDQRKAEKTSWGTLTFDFGRPEVQSFLISNAIFWFEEFHVDGLRIDAVASMLYLNFDKHNNEEPVFNSYGGEENLEAIALFKKLNETVFYYYPHALMMAEESSEWPFVSAPVHNGGLGFNFKWNMGWMNDILKYMEIDPIYRKHHHELLTFSLMYTYSENYLLPFSHDEVVHGKKSLLQKMPGDQWQQFAQLRLLFGYMMTHPGKKLMFMGSEIAQYDEWKDKEELDWVLLQFPLHEQMQYYVKVLNHFYKEYPCLYKKDYDPEGFTWIDADNNDQSILAFMRHGLKKEDFLIVICNFTPVVRYNFKVGVMEPGSYVEIFNSDYSKFGGSGQINEEVLFSTPIPWHHQAQSIQLKIPPFAISILRKVKKE; encoded by the coding sequence ATGGGAATTTACCAATTTTTTGAAGATGATATTTATTTATTTCACCAAGGCACGCTGTTTCATAGTCATCATCTTCTTGGAGCTCATCCATTCAAGCTGGACGGGAAGTATGGCTACCGTTTTACAGTGTGGGCTCCACATGCTGAAAATGTGAGTGTTGCAGGGGAATTTAACTACTGGAATGGATCTGAACATCCTTTAAAAAAAGTAAGCGACGAAGGATTGTGGGCAGGTTTTATTCCTGACATAAAAAATGGAACTGCTTACAAATATGAAATTTTAACAGCTGGAGGATCAAAAATTCTTAAATCAGATCCTTATGGCTTTCAAGCAGAAGTCCGTCCTGCTACCGCATCTATTACTTACAGCCACAACGATTATCAATGGACAGATGATAATTGGCAGAAAAACCAAAAACATTATAATCCTTATCATTCCCCTCTTCTTATTTATGAACTTCACGCAGGCACATGGAAAAAAAAGGAAGATGGTACCTTTTATTCCTATAAAGAGTTAGCCGATCTTTTGGTGCCTTATGTAAAGGAACTTGGTTATACCCATATTGAACTTCTCCCGCTTTCAGAGCATCCTTTTGATGGTTCTTGGGGTTATCAAATCACAGGTTATTTTTCTATCACCAGCAGATATGGTACTCCAGATGATTTTAAATATTTTGTCAATACTTGCCACCAAAATAACATAGGAGTAATTATGGATTGGGTTCCCGGTCATTTTTGCAAAGATGACCATGGCCTAAGGTTATTTGATGGAAAACCTTTATACGAATACTATGATCAGCGAAAAGCAGAAAAAACCTCATGGGGAACATTGACATTTGATTTCGGCCGGCCAGAAGTCCAAAGTTTTTTAATTTCCAACGCAATCTTTTGGTTTGAAGAATTTCATGTAGACGGACTGCGCATAGATGCTGTAGCCAGTATGCTGTATTTAAATTTTGATAAGCATAATAATGAAGAACCCGTCTTTAATTCTTACGGCGGAGAGGAAAACCTTGAAGCAATTGCGTTATTTAAAAAGTTAAATGAAACTGTTTTTTATTACTACCCTCACGCTCTCATGATGGCAGAAGAAAGTTCAGAATGGCCGTTTGTGAGCGCACCAGTCCACAATGGCGGTTTAGGATTTAATTTTAAATGGAACATGGGGTGGATGAACGATATCCTCAAATACATGGAAATAGATCCAATTTACCGCAAGCATCACCACGAATTACTTACCTTTTCATTAATGTATACTTACTCAGAAAATTATCTTCTCCCTTTTTCTCATGATGAGGTCGTCCATGGGAAAAAGTCTCTTTTACAGAAAATGCCGGGAGACCAATGGCAGCAGTTTGCACAGCTACGTTTATTATTTGGATACATGATGACACATCCCGGAAAAAAACTTATGTTTATGGGCAGCGAAATAGCCCAATATGATGAATGGAAGGACAAAGAAGAACTTGATTGGGTACTTCTTCAATTCCCCCTTCACGAGCAAATGCAGTACTATGTAAAAGTATTAAATCACTTTTATAAAGAATATCCTTGTTTATATAAAAAAGATTATGACCCTGAAGGTTTTACTTGGATTGATGCTGACAACAATGACCAAAGTATACTTGCTTTTATGCGTCACGGGTTGAAAAAGGAAGATTTCCTTATTGTAATATGCAATTTCACTCCTGTCGTTCGGTATAATTTTAAGGTTGGGGTGATGGAACCCGGATCCTATGTGGAAATTTTCAACTCGGACTATAGTAAATTTGGAGGGTCAGGACAGATAAATGAGGAGGTGTTGTTTTCTACACCAATTCCATGGCACCATCAGGCCCAATCGATACAACTAAAAATTCCACCTTTTGCTATTAGTATTTTAAGAAAAGTGAAAAAAGAATGA
- a CDS encoding glucose-1-phosphate adenylyltransferase, producing MKKECVGMLLAGGEGKRLGLLTKDMAKPGVYFGGKYRIIDFTLSNCANSGIDTVGVLTQYAPLALNRHLGIGQPWDMDRTDGGTSILPPYRVKDGGDWYSGTADAIFQNLHFLDQYNPEFVLVISGDHIYKMNYSAMLDFHKETGAEASISVIEVPWKETSRFGIMNTNNHLAITDFEEKPANAKNNLASMGIYIFNWSVLRQYLVQDASNPASSHDFGKDIIPAMLEDNRNLFAFPYHGYWKDVGTIQSYWEANMDLLDDDSCLRLDDPHWRIYSVNPNQPPHYIGPEATVRGSLINEGCQVFGNIKRSILFYGVETKMGSCITDSVIMPKVKVGKDVILERAIVKENTILPDGCVIKPEADEKLIVIDNETSFENFTYVKQL from the coding sequence ATGAAAAAAGAATGTGTTGGCATGCTTTTAGCCGGTGGAGAAGGAAAAAGACTTGGCCTATTGACAAAAGATATGGCAAAGCCTGGCGTCTACTTTGGCGGCAAATACCGGATTATTGATTTCACCTTAAGTAATTGTGCGAATTCTGGAATTGATACAGTGGGCGTCTTAACGCAGTATGCCCCTCTTGCTCTTAATCGGCATCTGGGTATAGGACAGCCATGGGATATGGACCGAACCGATGGGGGTACTAGTATTTTACCTCCATACCGAGTAAAGGATGGCGGAGACTGGTATTCTGGTACCGCAGATGCTATATTTCAAAATTTACATTTCCTAGATCAGTATAATCCAGAATTTGTGCTCGTTATTTCAGGTGATCACATCTATAAAATGAACTATTCGGCTATGCTTGATTTTCACAAAGAAACAGGAGCCGAAGCTTCTATTTCCGTTATAGAAGTACCATGGAAAGAAACTTCGCGTTTTGGCATTATGAACACAAATAATCATTTAGCTATTACGGACTTCGAAGAAAAACCAGCCAATGCCAAAAACAACTTAGCTTCGATGGGAATTTACATCTTTAACTGGTCTGTTCTACGACAATACTTAGTCCAGGATGCATCTAACCCTGCTTCAAGTCACGATTTTGGAAAGGATATTATCCCTGCGATGCTCGAGGACAATCGTAACCTTTTCGCTTTTCCATACCACGGCTATTGGAAAGACGTCGGTACCATTCAAAGCTATTGGGAAGCTAATATGGATTTGTTAGACGATGACTCTTGTCTTCGCCTTGATGATCCTCATTGGCGCATATACTCAGTAAATCCAAATCAACCTCCTCATTATATTGGGCCTGAAGCAACGGTAAGAGGTTCTCTCATTAATGAAGGATGCCAGGTGTTCGGGAATATTAAGCGTTCCATTTTATTTTACGGTGTGGAAACAAAAATGGGATCATGCATAACGGATTCTGTTATTATGCCAAAAGTGAAAGTAGGTAAGGATGTTATATTAGAGCGAGCCATTGTAAAAGAAAATACAATCTTACCGGATGGATGTGTAATAAAGCCAGAAGCCGATGAAAAATTAATTGTAATAGATAACGAAACTTCCTTTGAAAATTTTACTTATGTTAAACAGCTTTAA
- a CDS encoding bile acid:sodium symporter family protein: protein MDKMQLFVNKFFALFVIIVSFIAFYFPDYFIWITEYIAVLLGIVMFGMGLTMKVSDFVIVVKKPLSVCLGVLAQFIIMPIAAFSLAVILQLPPELAAGLVLVGACPGGTASNVMVYLAKGDIAVSVAMTSVSTMLAPILTPFILMLLANEWLPVEAGSMFISIIQVIIIPISLGLLVNSFFPRAVTRSVRFLPVISVAAIIAIVGAVIAANKENILSTGVLVMIAVILHNSFGLLLGYAAAKISGLDETKRRAVALEVGMQNSALGTQLATAHFTPLAALPSAVFSVWHNISGPILVGWWNKKDQS from the coding sequence GATAAAATGCAGCTATTTGTGAATAAATTTTTTGCATTATTTGTTATTATCGTATCGTTTATCGCTTTCTATTTTCCGGATTATTTTATTTGGATTACAGAATACATAGCTGTTTTGTTAGGGATCGTTATGTTTGGCATGGGATTAACCATGAAAGTCTCCGATTTTGTGATCGTTGTTAAAAAACCCCTTTCTGTGTGTCTAGGAGTATTAGCCCAATTTATTATTATGCCAATTGCAGCCTTTAGTCTAGCTGTTATTTTGCAGCTGCCGCCGGAACTAGCAGCTGGATTAGTGCTTGTAGGGGCTTGTCCGGGCGGAACTGCTTCAAATGTAATGGTTTATCTTGCAAAAGGAGATATTGCGGTGTCTGTAGCAATGACGTCTGTATCTACGATGCTGGCGCCGATTTTAACGCCATTTATATTAATGTTATTAGCTAATGAATGGCTGCCCGTTGAGGCAGGTTCTATGTTTATTTCAATCATTCAAGTTATTATTATTCCAATATCTTTGGGACTATTAGTGAACAGTTTTTTTCCTAGAGCAGTTACGCGCAGTGTAAGATTTTTGCCTGTGATTTCAGTTGCAGCTATTATTGCTATTGTGGGAGCAGTAATCGCGGCGAATAAAGAAAATATTTTATCAACTGGTGTTCTCGTAATGATTGCGGTTATTTTACACAACAGCTTTGGCTTATTACTCGGCTACGCAGCTGCAAAAATATCTGGGTTGGATGAAACAAAGCGAAGAGCTGTGGCGCTTGAAGTAGGTATGCAAAATTCGGCTTTAGGCACACAGCTTGCCACTGCGCATTTTACGCCGCTGGCAGCTCTTCCAAGTGCAGTTTTTTCTGTATGGCACAATATTTCAGGTCCTATTTTAGTAGGGTGGTGGAACAAAAAAGATCAATCATAA
- a CDS encoding glycogen synthase: MLNILFTASECTPFIKTGGLADVIGSLPAALQNEQHCNINVILPFYEDIKLNQSETDLVSSFNVPVGWRNQEASLYKLCHNNITYYFIKNSYYFGRKGTYGYFDDGERFVFFSRAVIESLPFLSFTPDIIHSHDWQTGLIPAFVKILQPIAGVKSVFTIHNIQYQGIMPANMFNELLNIGSEHMFGMEWDGLLNCMKAGIYHADLLTTVSPSYAKEIQYSYYGEGLDPLLREHHEKLYGVVNGIDTSEFNPKTDTNLHKNYYHSSEDKKENKKALQKEANLPVSSETPVIGIISRLVEQKGLSLVTCMLDEILQEDVQLIILGTGDGSIEDTLLEAAHKHKEQIVFYNFFNEALARRIYAGADFFLMPSRFEPCGLGQLIALQYETAPIVRETGGLRDTVVPFNEYTKEGNGFSFTNFNAHDMFNATQYALNIYRTPELWDNILNNIYASSTSWHQSAKKYLSMYEEL; this comes from the coding sequence ATGTTGAACATCTTATTTACTGCCTCTGAATGCACTCCCTTTATAAAAACCGGAGGGCTGGCCGATGTGATCGGTTCTTTACCTGCTGCACTGCAAAATGAACAACATTGTAATATCAATGTTATACTGCCTTTCTATGAAGATATAAAACTTAACCAATCAGAAACAGACCTTGTTTCATCGTTTAATGTTCCTGTTGGCTGGCGTAATCAAGAAGCTTCTCTGTATAAACTTTGTCATAACAACATTACTTATTATTTTATTAAAAATTCCTACTACTTCGGCAGAAAAGGTACCTATGGGTATTTCGATGACGGGGAACGGTTTGTTTTTTTTAGTCGAGCAGTTATCGAATCACTGCCGTTTCTTTCTTTTACCCCAGATATTATTCATAGTCACGACTGGCAGACCGGTTTAATTCCTGCATTTGTGAAAATCTTGCAGCCTATTGCTGGCGTTAAATCTGTGTTTACTATCCATAATATTCAATACCAGGGTATTATGCCTGCTAATATGTTCAATGAGCTGCTAAATATCGGTTCTGAGCATATGTTTGGAATGGAATGGGATGGATTGCTAAATTGCATGAAAGCTGGAATTTATCACGCAGACCTTTTAACTACAGTGAGTCCTTCTTATGCCAAAGAAATACAATACAGTTATTATGGAGAGGGTCTTGATCCTCTCCTGCGTGAACACCATGAAAAACTGTATGGAGTAGTAAATGGAATAGATACTTCTGAATTTAATCCCAAAACAGATACAAACCTGCATAAAAACTATTACCATTCTTCAGAGGACAAAAAAGAAAATAAAAAAGCTTTGCAGAAAGAAGCTAATCTGCCTGTTTCTTCAGAAACTCCTGTTATAGGGATTATTTCAAGGCTAGTTGAACAAAAGGGGCTTTCTCTTGTCACCTGTATGCTTGATGAAATATTGCAAGAAGATGTGCAGCTTATTATTTTAGGTACTGGCGATGGATCTATTGAAGATACTTTATTAGAGGCCGCACATAAACATAAAGAGCAGATTGTTTTTTATAATTTTTTTAATGAAGCACTCGCACGAAGGATTTATGCTGGTGCTGACTTTTTTCTTATGCCTTCGAGATTTGAACCGTGCGGGCTTGGTCAATTAATCGCTTTACAATATGAAACAGCGCCAATAGTTCGTGAAACAGGAGGACTGCGGGACACTGTCGTTCCTTTTAATGAATATACGAAAGAAGGAAACGGTTTTTCATTTACAAATTTCAATGCCCACGATATGTTTAATGCAACCCAATATGCATTAAACATATATCGCACACCAGAACTGTGGGATAACATCTTAAATAACATTTACGCCTCCTCTACCAGCTGGCATCAATCTGCAAAAAAATACCTTTCCATGTATGAAGAGCTTTGA
- a CDS encoding glycogen/starch/alpha-glucan phosphorylase, whose amino-acid sequence MKEKEIQEAINSHLETKLGISVKDASNRDIFIALSCILTEKINVDWKLTQEFYDKNNEKQVYYFSMEFLLGKLMKVHLLNLQMLEPAKKVVKKLGFTLDEVLACEHDAGLGNGGLGRLAACFLDSMASLQIPGHGCGIRYKYGLFEQRLINRNQVELPDYWLKDDYVWEHRKPDESVEVKFGGTINMKEENGRLQFYYENAETVRAVPFDVPITGYNNQTVNTLRLWSAESSIDAAAYSQNELPQYNDYLEYKRSIEQISEFLYPDDSHFEGKKLRLKQQYFLVSAGLQSIIRSFKTNYFKSLSEFSSKVAIQINDTHPSLVVPELMRLLMDEEEMGWEQAWSITTQTVAYTNHTTLSEALETWPVDLFSSLLPRIYMIVEEINERFCQNIWFDHKQFRNEIPELAIISYGQIKMAHLAIVGSHSVNGVAKIHTDILKNKEMKHFYRLYPAKFNNKTNGITHRRWLLQINPELSRLITSAIGNQWKERPKDLIKLIRYAEDPSFQLKAKEVKTYNKQRLARIIKAQTGLIVNDQSIFDVHIKRLHGYKRQLLNIFHIIYLYNTLKENPDLDIIPRTFIFGAKAAPGYYFAKQVIRFILSAADIINNDDTIQNKLKVVFLENYNITLAEKIIPAADVSEQISTASKEASGTGNMKMMMNGALTLGTLDGANIEIKDMVGENNIFTFGLTSDEVLHFYHHGGYNAQDLYQTDERLQSILNQLHDGFFGNDEKDFKDIYYNLLSHNDEFFVLKDFNSYEEMQEFVDQTYRNQQKWMKMSITNIAHSGKFSSDRTIHEYASEIWKVSKSPVFSR is encoded by the coding sequence ATGAAAGAGAAAGAGATACAAGAAGCCATAAACAGCCATCTCGAAACAAAACTAGGCATTTCTGTTAAAGATGCATCAAACAGAGATATATTTATTGCCCTAAGCTGTATATTAACCGAAAAAATAAATGTGGATTGGAAATTAACGCAGGAATTTTATGACAAGAATAACGAAAAACAAGTATATTATTTTTCAATGGAATTTCTACTCGGAAAATTGATGAAAGTACACCTCTTAAATCTTCAAATGTTAGAGCCGGCAAAAAAAGTAGTGAAAAAGCTTGGCTTTACTTTGGATGAGGTGCTGGCTTGTGAACACGATGCCGGACTTGGTAACGGAGGACTTGGGAGGCTGGCTGCTTGTTTTTTAGATTCTATGGCTTCCTTGCAAATTCCCGGACATGGATGTGGTATACGTTATAAATACGGATTGTTTGAACAAAGGCTGATTAACCGAAATCAAGTTGAATTGCCAGATTATTGGCTAAAAGATGATTATGTATGGGAACATAGAAAACCAGATGAGAGCGTGGAAGTGAAGTTTGGCGGCACTATTAACATGAAAGAAGAAAACGGACGGCTGCAGTTTTATTACGAAAACGCGGAAACTGTTAGGGCTGTGCCGTTTGATGTACCAATTACTGGATATAACAATCAAACCGTTAATACACTTAGATTATGGAGCGCCGAATCATCAATTGATGCAGCAGCTTATTCTCAAAATGAACTTCCACAATATAACGATTATCTAGAATATAAACGTTCCATTGAGCAAATATCTGAGTTTCTTTATCCTGATGATTCTCATTTTGAAGGAAAAAAACTTCGATTGAAACAGCAGTACTTTCTCGTATCTGCAGGACTTCAAAGTATTATTCGCTCATTTAAAACCAATTATTTTAAATCGTTATCAGAGTTTTCGAGCAAAGTGGCTATTCAAATCAATGACACTCATCCTAGTTTGGTAGTTCCCGAATTAATGAGATTATTAATGGATGAAGAAGAGATGGGCTGGGAGCAAGCCTGGTCTATTACGACCCAAACAGTGGCCTATACGAACCACACCACCCTTAGTGAAGCACTAGAGACTTGGCCAGTGGACTTGTTTTCTTCCCTGCTGCCAAGAATTTACATGATTGTAGAAGAAATAAACGAAAGGTTTTGCCAAAATATTTGGTTTGACCACAAACAATTTAGAAATGAAATCCCTGAACTTGCCATCATCAGTTATGGACAAATAAAAATGGCTCATTTAGCAATTGTTGGGAGCCACAGTGTAAACGGTGTTGCTAAAATCCATACTGATATTCTAAAAAATAAAGAAATGAAACATTTTTATCGACTGTATCCAGCAAAATTTAATAACAAAACAAATGGTATTACTCATAGAAGGTGGCTGCTGCAAATAAATCCTGAACTTTCCCGTTTAATTACGTCTGCAATCGGAAATCAATGGAAGGAACGTCCTAAAGATTTAATTAAGCTTATACGCTATGCAGAAGATCCATCCTTTCAGTTAAAAGCAAAAGAAGTAAAAACATATAATAAACAAAGGCTCGCCCGTATCATCAAAGCTCAAACTGGATTAATCGTTAATGACCAGTCTATTTTCGATGTTCATATTAAACGATTGCACGGCTATAAGCGTCAGCTGCTAAATATATTTCATATTATTTACTTGTACAATACTCTAAAAGAAAACCCGGACCTTGATATCATTCCGCGTACGTTTATTTTTGGAGCCAAGGCCGCTCCAGGCTATTATTTCGCCAAACAAGTTATTCGTTTCATCCTTTCTGCTGCTGATATCATTAATAATGACGATACGATTCAAAATAAACTAAAGGTCGTATTTTTAGAAAACTATAATATAACACTAGCTGAAAAAATAATTCCTGCTGCTGATGTTAGTGAGCAGATCTCCACTGCCAGTAAAGAAGCATCTGGCACAGGCAACATGAAGATGATGATGAACGGAGCACTTACCCTCGGAACGCTAGATGGGGCCAACATTGAAATAAAAGATATGGTTGGCGAAAACAATATATTTACATTTGGCCTCACTTCAGACGAAGTCCTTCATTTTTATCACCACGGCGGGTATAATGCCCAAGACTTGTATCAAACTGACGAACGTTTACAATCCATTTTAAATCAATTGCACGATGGCTTTTTTGGTAATGATGAAAAAGACTTTAAAGATATTTACTATAATTTACTATCTCATAATGATGAATTTTTTGTTCTGAAAGATTTCAATAGCTACGAAGAAATGCAGGAATTTGTCGACCAAACATATCGCAATCAACAAAAATGGATGAAAATGAGTATTACAAATATTGCTCATTCAGGGAAATTTTCCAGTGACCGAACGATTCATGAATACGCTTCAGAAATATGGAAGGTTTCTAAATCCCCTGTTTTTTCTCGTTAA